Proteins from one Verrucomicrobiaceae bacterium genomic window:
- a CDS encoding sigma-70 family RNA polymerase sigma factor produces MSTDIDQTESYLRLLTQHDRWLAAYVHSLVSHTADAEDILQEVKITLWKQFARFEQGTNFRAWARTIATHQILNYRRAKKKHQHEEIDEAFIQAVAAEIDRRGDSLDQRAEALYTCLRKLPDAHRKIVLWRYQEDCGIEDIAAKSGRTVEAVYRLLSRIRLSLNDCITRQLTHS; encoded by the coding sequence ATGAGCACCGACATCGACCAAACCGAATCCTACCTTCGCCTGCTCACCCAGCATGACCGCTGGCTCGCGGCCTACGTGCACAGCCTCGTCTCCCACACAGCCGATGCAGAAGACATCCTGCAGGAAGTCAAAATCACCCTCTGGAAGCAATTCGCCCGCTTTGAACAAGGCACAAACTTCCGCGCTTGGGCACGCACCATCGCCACGCACCAGATCCTCAATTACCGCCGCGCCAAAAAGAAGCACCAGCACGAAGAAATCGACGAAGCCTTCATCCAAGCCGTCGCCGCCGAAATCGACCGCCGTGGCGACTCCCTCGACCAGCGAGCCGAAGCACTCTACACCTGCCTCCGCAAGCTCCCCGACGCCCACCGCAAAATCGTCCTCTGGCGCTACCAAGAAGACTGCGGCATCGAAGACATCGCCGCCAAAAGCGGACGCACCGTCGAAGCCGTCTATCGCCTCCTCAGCCGCATCCGCCTGAGCTTGAACGACTGCATCACTCGGCAGCTGACGCATTCATGA
- the ilvC gene encoding ketol-acid reductoisomerase — MPAKIYTEKDASLAPLKGKTCAVIGFGSQGHAHALNLKESGVKVVIGLYPGSKSRAVAEEKGLKVLDTADAVKAADVIFVAVPDTKIGGVYKKDIAPNLTKGKTLLFSHGFAILYKTVVPPKDVNVIMVAPKGPGHIVRRQYTEGKGVPSLIAIHQNADKQAKKIALAWAHGIGGTRGGVIETTFKEETETDLFGEQTVLCGGTSALVQAGFEVLTEAGYSPEMAYFECLHELKLIVDLMNEAGIAGMRFSISETAKWGDVKVGPKIIDKSVKKRMKAALKDIQTGKFAKEWIKETETGYKKFNKLLKDGEKHPIEKTGARLRSLMPWIKKRDIKGQQASYV, encoded by the coding sequence ATGCCCGCCAAAATCTACACTGAAAAAGACGCCAGCCTCGCTCCTCTCAAAGGCAAGACTTGCGCCGTCATCGGCTTCGGCTCCCAAGGCCACGCCCACGCACTCAACCTCAAAGAGAGCGGCGTCAAAGTCGTCATCGGCCTCTACCCAGGCTCCAAGAGCCGCGCCGTCGCCGAAGAAAAAGGCCTGAAGGTCCTCGACACCGCAGATGCCGTCAAAGCCGCAGACGTCATCTTCGTCGCTGTGCCAGACACCAAGATCGGTGGCGTGTACAAGAAAGACATCGCCCCGAACCTCACCAAGGGCAAGACACTGCTCTTCTCCCACGGCTTCGCCATTCTCTACAAGACCGTCGTCCCGCCGAAGGACGTGAACGTCATCATGGTGGCCCCGAAAGGCCCCGGCCACATCGTCCGCCGCCAGTACACCGAAGGCAAGGGCGTGCCCTCCTTGATCGCGATCCATCAGAACGCCGACAAGCAGGCCAAGAAGATCGCCCTCGCCTGGGCGCACGGCATCGGCGGCACCCGCGGCGGTGTCATCGAGACCACCTTCAAGGAAGAAACCGAAACCGACCTCTTCGGCGAGCAGACCGTTCTTTGCGGCGGCACCAGCGCCCTCGTCCAGGCAGGCTTCGAAGTCCTCACCGAGGCTGGCTACAGCCCTGAGATGGCCTACTTCGAGTGCCTCCATGAGCTCAAGCTCATCGTCGATCTCATGAACGAAGCAGGCATCGCCGGCATGCGTTTCTCCATCTCCGAAACAGCCAAATGGGGCGATGTGAAGGTCGGACCGAAAATCATCGACAAATCCGTCAAGAAGCGCATGAAAGCCGCTCTCAAAGACATCCAGACCGGCAAGTTCGCCAAGGAATGGATCAAAGAGACCGAAACCGGCTACAAGAAGTTCAACAAGCTGCTCAAAGACGGCGAGAAGCACCCCATCGAGAAGACCGGTGCCCGCCTCCGCAGCCTGATGCCCTGGATCAAGAAGCGCGACATCAAAGGCCAACAAGCCAGCTACGTCTAA
- a CDS encoding DUF1501 domain-containing protein yields the protein MFCRRIDHPHSRREFLNRAGCGFGAVAAAALMNEPLLAAPKDLSPILTKLPNKLGQAKSVIFCFMEGGPSHLDTFDRKPLLNQLAGQKLPSSFKVPVLAMGESDAPLFACSRTWKKYGQSGLEISDWFKHVGEHADDIAVINSCVSDGINHAGGVCQMNTGSIFGGRPSLGAWVNYGLGSENHDLPGFVVIKDSEGTVVNGVRNWGSGFMPSIYQGVEFSSEGTPIKYLDNPKGLSDRRQRDKLDLLATLNRDYASIRSDNTELEARIRSYELAYTMQAEAPTAVDLSKESESTKALYGMNYPETAVYGRNCLLARRLVERGVRFVQLYSGAGSKWDSHSKLEENHGRLTAAVDRPIAGLLTDLKQRGLLDETLVIWGGEFGRTPMSEQGAGRDHNPTGFTMWMAGGGVKGGQVLGETDDLGLYAVRDRMHVHDLHASILALMGVDHTRLVYPHKGRPERIDLNEGNANTKLMA from the coding sequence ATGTTTTGCCGCCGAATCGACCACCCACACTCTCGCCGCGAATTCCTCAACCGTGCCGGTTGCGGATTCGGAGCCGTCGCAGCCGCCGCGCTAATGAATGAGCCCCTTTTGGCCGCACCGAAGGATCTCAGCCCCATTTTGACCAAACTGCCCAACAAGCTCGGTCAGGCCAAAAGCGTCATTTTTTGCTTCATGGAGGGCGGCCCCAGCCATCTCGATACTTTCGACCGCAAACCGCTCCTCAACCAGCTCGCAGGCCAAAAACTACCCTCCAGCTTCAAAGTCCCCGTCTTAGCCATGGGCGAGAGCGACGCCCCGCTCTTCGCATGTAGCCGCACCTGGAAAAAATACGGCCAAAGCGGCCTCGAAATCAGCGACTGGTTCAAACACGTCGGCGAACACGCCGATGACATCGCCGTCATCAACTCCTGCGTCTCCGACGGCATCAATCACGCCGGTGGCGTCTGCCAAATGAATACAGGCAGCATCTTCGGCGGCAGACCATCCCTCGGCGCCTGGGTCAACTACGGACTCGGCAGCGAAAACCACGATCTACCCGGCTTTGTCGTCATCAAAGACAGCGAAGGCACCGTGGTGAATGGCGTGCGCAACTGGGGCAGCGGCTTCATGCCCAGCATCTATCAAGGCGTCGAATTCAGCTCCGAAGGCACCCCCATCAAATACCTCGACAACCCCAAAGGCCTCAGTGACCGCCGCCAACGCGACAAGCTCGACCTACTAGCGACTTTGAACCGCGACTACGCCTCCATCCGCAGCGACAACACCGAGCTGGAGGCCCGCATCCGCTCCTACGAGCTCGCCTACACCATGCAGGCAGAGGCCCCCACCGCTGTCGATCTCAGCAAAGAAAGCGAAAGCACCAAAGCCCTCTACGGCATGAACTACCCAGAAACCGCCGTCTATGGTCGCAACTGCCTCCTCGCCCGCCGCCTCGTCGAGCGTGGCGTGCGCTTTGTGCAGCTCTACAGCGGCGCCGGAAGCAAATGGGACAGCCACTCCAAACTCGAAGAAAACCACGGCCGCCTCACTGCCGCCGTCGATCGCCCCATCGCAGGCCTCCTCACCGACCTCAAACAGCGCGGCCTCCTCGATGAAACCCTCGTTATCTGGGGCGGCGAATTTGGCCGCACCCCCATGAGCGAGCAAGGCGCAGGCCGTGACCATAATCCCACCGGCTTCACCATGTGGATGGCCGGCGGCGGCGTCAAAGGCGGCCAAGTCCTCGGTGAAACCGACGACCTCGGCCTCTACGCCGTCCGGGACCGCATGCATGTCCACGACCTGCACGCCAGCATCCTCGCCCTCATGGGCGTCGATCACACCCGCCTCGTCTATCCCCACAAAGGCCGCCCCGAGCGCATCGACCTCAACGAAGGCAACGCCAACACCAAACTCATGGCGTGA